The Methanobacterium lacus genome includes a region encoding these proteins:
- the glmM gene encoding phosphoglucosamine mutase — MSLEIPKLFGTSGIRGKVGEDISLELALDVGRAIASYIGGEGGKIVLGYDSRTSNIMMENAITAGILECGCNVVKLGMAPTPLVGYATIKLNADAGVMITASHNPPEYNGIKLWNPDGMAYRQEQERTIEEIVHKKIFKTVSWQDIGLIEENEDVVNDYIDDILKQITIKPGTKVVVDCANGAASYLSPLILRKAGCDVVSINSHPDGFFPGRMPEPSQKNLQELMKVVKATGAEIGIAHDGDADRMIAIDEKGNMADFDKLLAIVSREIGGVVVTTVDASLCTDKCMEEVNGTVIRTKVGDVHVAESIVDASASFGGEPSGTWIHPNFCMCPDGILSALRVIELVQHNGSLSKQLSSVPSFPTIRDKIICEDYQKEIIMLKVQDELHNLFDDVVDVNRIDGVRISMVDGSWVLIRPSGTESYVRITLEATSDEKACMIRDQCAEFIEDII, encoded by the coding sequence ATGTCATTAGAAATTCCTAAATTATTTGGAACATCCGGAATAAGGGGAAAGGTCGGTGAAGATATCAGCCTCGAACTCGCATTAGATGTTGGAAGAGCAATAGCATCTTACATAGGTGGTGAAGGCGGTAAAATTGTGCTTGGATACGATTCCAGGACATCAAATATCATGATGGAAAATGCAATTACTGCAGGAATCCTTGAATGTGGTTGCAACGTTGTGAAACTCGGAATGGCACCAACACCCCTTGTGGGTTATGCAACCATCAAGTTAAATGCAGATGCGGGGGTGATGATTACTGCATCACACAATCCACCGGAGTACAATGGAATAAAGTTATGGAACCCCGATGGAATGGCCTACAGACAGGAACAAGAAAGAACCATCGAGGAGATTGTGCACAAAAAAATTTTCAAAACTGTTTCGTGGCAAGATATTGGGTTGATTGAAGAGAATGAAGATGTTGTAAACGATTATATTGACGATATTCTGAAGCAAATCACGATCAAACCCGGTACCAAGGTTGTTGTGGACTGTGCAAATGGTGCAGCATCCTATTTATCCCCATTAATACTTAGAAAGGCAGGCTGTGATGTTGTATCAATAAATTCCCATCCTGATGGATTTTTCCCAGGCAGGATGCCTGAACCTTCACAAAAAAATCTTCAAGAACTCATGAAGGTTGTGAAAGCTACAGGGGCTGAAATTGGAATAGCACACGATGGTGATGCAGATCGAATGATAGCCATAGATGAAAAGGGAAATATGGCTGATTTTGACAAACTTTTAGCTATAGTATCTCGTGAAATAGGTGGTGTGGTTGTTACAACAGTTGATGCATCCCTATGTACCGATAAATGTATGGAAGAAGTTAATGGAACAGTTATAAGAACTAAGGTTGGTGATGTGCACGTTGCAGAATCCATTGTTGATGCTTCTGCGAGTTTTGGAGGAGAACCTTCAGGTACATGGATACATCCCAACTTCTGCATGTGTCCCGATGGAATTCTTTCAGCACTCAGGGTGATAGAACTGGTTCAACACAATGGATCACTTTCCAAACAGCTGAGTTCGGTGCCAAGTTTTCCAACCATAAGGGACAAGATCATCTGTGAAGATTACCAAAAAGAGATCATCATGTTGAAGGTTCAAGATGAACTTCACAATCTATTTGATGATGTGGTTGATGTAAATCGAATAGACGGTGTCAGAATTTCAATGGTTGATGGAAGCTGGGTACTTATTAGACCGTCGGGTACAGAATCCTATGTAAGGATCACTCTTGAGGCAACCAGTGATGAGAAGGCCTGTATGATCAGGGATCAATGTGCAGAATTCATAGAAGACATCATATAA
- the glmU gene encoding bifunctional sugar-1-phosphate nucleotidylyltransferase/acetyltransferase gives MNAIILTAGEGTRMRPLTITKPKTMLQIGGKPILQYNIESLRDAGVDEITLVVGYHEEVIKDHFKDGKDIGVKISYVTQEDRLGTAHAIGSARKHVHGQFITLNGDIIVDPALITELIDGYREENARSMLVLTEVEDPSSFGVVELDGNRIIRIVEKPKKEEAPSNLINAGIYLFDDQIFDAIDQTPKSERGEYEITDSLQLQMNEDENVVGLRSTNRWIDIGRPWELLDVNEHFLKDLETDIQGEVEEGVTIHGQVFIGKNSVVRSGCYIMGPVYIGENCDIGPNSFMRKYTSVGNNVSVGNAVELKNSIIMDNTNVNHLSYVGDSIIGSNCNIAAGTNIANLRFDDGNVMIVVKNEKIDSGRRKMGVVFGDGVKTGINSSFNPGVKVGVNSRIGAGVILSKDLESNKLLIAVQEHQIIENNKSK, from the coding sequence ATGAACGCGATCATACTCACTGCGGGTGAAGGAACAAGAATGAGGCCACTTACCATTACAAAGCCTAAAACAATGCTTCAAATTGGTGGAAAACCTATTTTACAGTACAATATTGAGTCGCTGCGTGATGCAGGTGTGGATGAAATAACCCTGGTGGTTGGATATCATGAAGAAGTGATAAAGGACCATTTTAAAGATGGTAAAGATATTGGTGTTAAAATCAGCTACGTTACCCAGGAAGACCGGCTTGGAACAGCACATGCAATAGGTTCTGCAAGAAAACATGTTCATGGACAATTTATAACCCTCAATGGAGATATTATTGTTGATCCCGCATTGATAACCGAACTTATTGATGGTTACAGGGAAGAAAATGCCAGATCCATGTTGGTGCTTACAGAAGTTGAGGATCCATCATCCTTCGGGGTTGTAGAATTAGATGGAAACAGGATAATCAGAATTGTTGAAAAACCAAAAAAAGAAGAGGCTCCAAGCAACCTGATCAATGCAGGAATATACCTCTTCGATGATCAAATCTTCGATGCAATCGATCAAACACCAAAGTCTGAAAGGGGAGAGTACGAAATCACAGATTCACTCCAGCTTCAGATGAATGAAGATGAAAATGTGGTTGGACTTCGATCAACCAACAGATGGATAGATATTGGAAGACCATGGGAACTTCTAGATGTTAATGAACACTTTCTGAAGGATCTTGAAACAGATATACAGGGAGAAGTTGAAGAAGGCGTAACAATACATGGCCAAGTATTTATAGGTAAAAACAGTGTTGTAAGGTCGGGTTGTTACATCATGGGGCCTGTGTACATAGGGGAAAATTGTGATATAGGTCCCAACAGCTTCATGAGAAAGTACACCAGCGTAGGCAACAACGTGAGCGTTGGAAATGCTGTGGAGCTGAAAAATTCCATAATCATGGACAACACAAATGTAAACCACCTAAGTTACGTTGGAGACTCTATAATAGGGTCAAACTGCAACATAGCTGCAGGTACCAACATAGCAAATCTCAGATTTGACGATGGAAATGTTATGATCGTTGTGAAAAACGAAAAGATCGATTCCGGCCGGAGAAAAATGGGTGTAGTATTCGGAGATGGTGTGAAAACTGGTATAAACAGTAGTTTCAATCCCGGTGTTAAGGTAGGAGTGAATTCCAGAATAGGTGCCGGGGTAATTCTAAGCAAAGACCTGGAATCAAACAAACTGTTAATTGCTGTTCAGGAACATCAAATAATTGAAAATAATAAATCCAAATAA
- a CDS encoding gamma carbonic anhydrase family protein, translating into MKMGSKKYTSFEGSVVNGNVSIDEKSSVWYNAVIRGDIEPIKIGKCSNVQDNCVLHSSKGYPLTIGNKVSVGHAAVLHGCDIEDNCLIGMNATVLNGALIRKNSIVGAGALVTENHEFPENSLILGVPAKAVRTLKNEEIENITNNAIRYSKMALKSDLND; encoded by the coding sequence ATGAAAATGGGATCTAAAAAGTATACATCATTTGAGGGATCAGTAGTTAATGGAAATGTTTCCATAGATGAAAAATCATCAGTATGGTACAATGCAGTGATAAGGGGAGATATAGAGCCCATTAAAATTGGAAAATGTTCCAATGTTCAGGACAACTGTGTCCTGCACTCGTCTAAGGGTTATCCACTCACAATTGGTAACAAAGTTTCAGTGGGACATGCTGCTGTGCTCCATGGATGTGACATAGAAGACAACTGTTTGATTGGAATGAATGCAACAGTGTTAAATGGAGCCTTAATTCGGAAAAACAGCATTGTTGGAGCTGGAGCATTGGTAACTGAAAACCATGAATTTCCTGAAAACAGCCTTATACTCGGAGTTCCAGCAAAGGCCGTAAGAACACTCAAAAACGAAGAAATTGAAAACATAACAAACAACGCCATCAGATACTCTAAAATGGCTCTTAAAAGTGATTTAAATGATTAA
- the hisC gene encoding histidinol-phosphate transaminase, whose protein sequence is MIKINKVVKELDPYVPGRSVDDIAKTYGLEPENIIKLGSNENPMGPSPKAVEALKKNLKLIHQYPESNLETLKGEIAEYSQVSPSNVIIGGDGADEIIDVLGKTFTEPGDEFIVPIPGYMYYEFMLKIQGAVPVYAKWDVPSNTLDVNSVLDTITPKTKLIFLCTPNNPTGGLIPRPDLIKIIENTDALVVVDEAYIEFSDHRNVDLLEKYENVFILRTFSKVLGLAGMRIGYGLSNPTVIEYMHRVKPVFSLTKLSEVAASATLNDEEYIKKSTELSLKSRELLYTEMSKFNELTVYESASNYILVDVRKTGFTAKELTQKLMEKGVIVRDCTSFKGIDEYWIRVSVGTMEEDERFIKILGKLIN, encoded by the coding sequence ATGATTAAAATTAATAAAGTAGTTAAAGAACTTGATCCATACGTTCCAGGCAGATCAGTGGACGACATTGCAAAAACCTATGGTTTAGAACCTGAAAATATAATTAAACTGGGCAGTAATGAGAACCCAATGGGACCTTCACCAAAGGCTGTTGAAGCCTTAAAAAAAAATCTTAAACTCATCCACCAGTATCCAGAATCAAATTTGGAAACTCTTAAAGGAGAAATTGCTGAGTACTCCCAAGTATCTCCATCAAATGTTATTATTGGAGGTGATGGGGCCGACGAAATAATAGATGTTCTTGGAAAGACCTTCACCGAACCCGGAGATGAATTCATAGTCCCAATTCCAGGTTACATGTACTACGAATTCATGCTTAAAATTCAGGGTGCTGTGCCTGTATACGCCAAATGGGATGTTCCAAGCAACACTTTAGATGTTAATTCTGTTTTAGATACCATAACCCCTAAAACCAAGTTAATTTTCCTGTGCACACCAAACAACCCTACAGGGGGTTTGATTCCAAGGCCGGATCTAATTAAAATAATTGAAAATACCGATGCACTGGTTGTGGTTGACGAAGCCTATATAGAATTTTCAGACCACAGAAATGTAGATCTTCTGGAAAAATATGAGAACGTATTCATACTCAGAACCTTTTCAAAGGTGCTTGGACTTGCAGGGATGAGAATTGGCTACGGCCTCTCCAACCCCACTGTCATAGAATACATGCACCGTGTAAAACCAGTTTTCAGCCTCACCAAACTTTCTGAAGTGGCTGCAAGCGCCACATTAAACGACGAAGAATACATCAAAAAATCAACAGAACTTAGTTTAAAAAGCAGAGAACTGTTGTACACTGAAATGTCTAAATTTAATGAATTAACTGTTTACGAATCAGCATCCAACTACATCCTGGTGGATGTGAGAAAAACAGGATTCACAGCCAAGGAACTCACCCAAAAACTCATGGAAAAAGGCGTTATTGTAAGGGACTGCACTTCGTTTAAGGGAATTGATGAGTACTGGATACGTGTCAGTGTAGGAACCATGGAAGAGGATGAAAGGTTCATAAAAATTTTGGGAAAACTAATTAATTAA